In one window of Desulfuromonas sp. DNA:
- a CDS encoding NUDIX hydrolase: MLTAVGFCDEVVHLYLARDLSPVPRAPEPDEYIEVFTLPLEEALRMVRAGEIPDGKTQLALLLYAGSGEG, from the coding sequence ATGCTCACCGCCGTCGGCTTCTGCGACGAGGTGGTCCACCTCTACCTGGCCCGGGATCTGAGCCCCGTCCCCCGGGCCCCCGAGCCCGACGAATACATCGAGGTCTTCACCCTCCCCCTCGAGGAGGCGCTGCGCATGGTGCGGGCCGGTGAGATCCCCGACGGCAAGACCCAGCTGGCCCTCCTCCTTTATGCCGGGTCCGGGGAGGGCTGA
- a CDS encoding NUDIX hydrolase has product MKVRKEEIFSGRIVSLAIEGHRLPDGREADFEIVRHPGGAAVLPLLENGEVVLIRQFRPAGGGMVVEIPAGRLEPDESPEACVRRELVEEVGYRAARVEKLG; this is encoded by the coding sequence ATGAAGGTCAGGAAGGAGGAGATATTCAGCGGCCGGATCGTCTCCCTCGCCATCGAGGGGCACCGCCTGCCCGACGGGCGCGAGGCCGACTTCGAGATCGTCCGCCATCCCGGCGGGGCCGCCGTCCTGCCCCTGCTGGAGAACGGCGAGGTCGTCCTGATCCGCCAGTTTCGCCCCGCCGGAGGCGGCATGGTCGTGGAGATCCCCGCCGGCCGCCTCGAGCCGGACGAGTCTCCCGAGGCCTGCGTGCGCCGCGAACTCGTGGAGGAGGTCGGCTACCGCGCCGCCAGGGTGGAGAAGCTCGGGTAG
- a CDS encoding metallophosphoesterase family protein: MAPSHPTSPPSPPETGRLLAVGDIHGCLDHLKRLMERVRPRAADRVVFLGDYIDRGPDGRGVLDYLLAFRRRHPRSVFLKGNHEAMFLDFLGGVDQLPFLLNGGAATLESYREDRGIRIPKEHLDFLAGLALYYETERFVFVHAGLRPVLPLEEQSEQDLLWIRDEFIGSAYDWGKTVVFGHTPRTEPLWSATRIGLDTGAVYGRVLTCCDVERRRFWNSAAPPALRP; the protein is encoded by the coding sequence ATGGCCCCCTCGCACCCGACATCGCCCCCATCGCCCCCGGAGACCGGCCGCCTGCTGGCGGTGGGGGACATCCACGGCTGCCTCGACCACCTGAAGCGGTTGATGGAGCGGGTCCGGCCGCGAGCGGCGGACCGGGTCGTCTTCCTCGGCGACTATATCGACCGCGGCCCGGACGGCCGGGGCGTGCTCGACTACCTGCTCGCCTTCCGGCGGCGGCACCCCCGCAGCGTCTTTCTCAAGGGGAACCACGAGGCGATGTTCCTCGACTTCCTCGGCGGCGTGGACCAGTTGCCATTCCTGCTCAACGGCGGCGCCGCCACCCTGGAGAGCTACCGGGAGGACCGGGGCATCCGCATCCCGAAGGAGCACCTCGACTTTCTGGCGGGCCTGGCCCTCTATTACGAAACCGAGCGCTTCGTCTTCGTCCACGCAGGCCTGCGCCCGGTCCTGCCCCTGGAGGAGCAGTCGGAGCAGGACCTGCTCTGGATCCGCGACGAGTTCATCGGCTCGGCCTACGACTGGGGCAAGACCGTGGTCTTCGGCCACACCCCCCGAACCGAGCCCCTCTGGAGCGCCACCCGCATCGGCCTCGACACCGGCGCCGTCTACGGCCGGGTACTCACCTGCTGCGACGTGGAGCGGCGCCGCTTCTGGAACTCCGCGGCGCCGCCGGCCCTCCGTCCTTGA
- a CDS encoding U32 family peptidase — translation MSRPELLVPAGDMEKLETALDYGADAVYLGGEHFGLRANAGNFDLAGLARARELTLARGRRLYLTLNAYLRPCEAASLASYLEELRPLGLDAYIVSDPGVLELVREVDPGREIHLSTQANTTNAGAARFWQRAGVRRINLARELTLEEIRSIRSATDMELEVFVHGAMCVAYSGRCLLSAALVGRSANEGGCAHPCRWGYALVEETRPGEYFPVEEDARGTYILNSRDLCLLERLPELVGAGLDSLKIEGRMKSRYYVAAVTRVYRAALDRYLADPEAYRPEPDWVGELERVSHRPYGTGFLFGGRDDAGVQSGDARYRRSHDFVGVVRSVDGQGRGTVEGRNRFFPGETLELIGPGMRQASFPVEEVFAGGGEPLQVVQPNARAVMALPPGARPGDLLRREAAG, via the coding sequence ATGTCGCGACCTGAATTGCTGGTCCCCGCGGGGGACATGGAAAAGCTGGAAACCGCACTCGACTACGGGGCCGACGCGGTTTACCTTGGCGGCGAGCATTTCGGCCTGCGGGCCAACGCCGGTAATTTCGACCTTGCGGGACTGGCCCGGGCCCGGGAGCTGACTCTCGCCAGGGGACGGCGGCTCTACCTCACCCTCAACGCCTACCTGCGTCCCTGCGAGGCGGCCTCCCTGGCGTCCTACCTGGAGGAACTGAGGCCCCTGGGCCTGGACGCCTACATCGTCTCTGACCCCGGAGTCCTGGAACTGGTGCGGGAGGTCGACCCGGGGCGGGAGATCCACCTCTCCACCCAGGCCAACACCACCAACGCCGGGGCCGCCCGGTTCTGGCAGCGGGCCGGGGTGCGGCGAATCAACCTCGCCCGGGAGCTGACCCTGGAGGAAATTCGCTCCATTCGCTCCGCCACCGACATGGAACTCGAAGTCTTCGTCCACGGGGCCATGTGCGTCGCCTACTCGGGGCGCTGCCTTCTCTCGGCGGCCCTTGTCGGGCGCAGCGCCAACGAGGGCGGCTGCGCCCACCCCTGCCGCTGGGGCTACGCCCTTGTGGAGGAAACCCGCCCCGGGGAGTATTTCCCGGTGGAGGAGGACGCCCGGGGAACCTACATTCTCAACAGCCGCGACCTGTGCCTGCTCGAACGCTTGCCGGAGCTCGTCGGGGCGGGGCTGGACAGCCTCAAGATCGAGGGCCGGATGAAGAGCCGTTACTACGTGGCGGCCGTGACCCGGGTCTACCGGGCCGCCCTCGACCGCTACCTGGCCGACCCGGAAGCCTACCGTCCCGAGCCCGACTGGGTCGGGGAGTTGGAGCGGGTCAGTCATCGCCCCTACGGCACGGGCTTCCTGTTCGGCGGCCGGGACGACGCAGGGGTGCAGAGCGGCGATGCACGCTACCGGCGCAGCCACGATTTCGTCGGGGTGGTGCGGAGCGTGGACGGCCAGGGGCGCGGGACGGTCGAGGGGCGCAACCGGTTCTTCCCCGGGGAGACCCTGGAGCTGATCGGCCCCGGAATGCGGCAGGCATCCTTCCCGGTGGAGGAGGTTTTTGCCGGGGGGGGGGAGCCGCTGCAGGTGGTCCAGCCCAACGCTCGGGCCGTTATGGCGCTGCCGCCGGGGGCGCGGCCGGGGGACCTGCTGCGCCGCGAGGCGGCCGGGTAG
- the ybgF gene encoding tol-pal system protein YbgF, which translates to MRTHLAKLTLMAALATITGCTLPQQPQGPVFSGEMAQIKLDQQDLYSKINRLQQGLQDLHDTLGEQQVQIETMQESLVAQKGTAAGVKTETMTTAPLPAPPPAQPPGNAPSPTKIYLQAFADYASNRVSEGIDGFETFLRLYPGSDYAGNAQYWLGECYFSQENFSRAADEFQKVVDIYPQTGKAPDALLKMAQALQRLNEQERALRTMQTLRELYPESAAAKKSLSRP; encoded by the coding sequence GTGCGCACCCACCTGGCGAAACTGACCCTCATGGCGGCCCTGGCCACCATTACCGGATGCACCCTGCCCCAACAACCCCAGGGCCCCGTCTTTTCGGGGGAGATGGCTCAGATCAAACTCGACCAGCAGGATCTGTACAGCAAAATCAATCGGCTTCAGCAGGGGCTTCAAGATCTCCACGACACCCTCGGCGAGCAACAAGTGCAGATCGAGACCATGCAGGAGAGCCTGGTGGCGCAAAAAGGCACCGCAGCCGGGGTAAAGACCGAAACCATGACGACGGCGCCCCTCCCCGCACCGCCGCCAGCCCAGCCCCCCGGCAACGCCCCCTCCCCCACCAAGATCTACCTGCAGGCCTTCGCCGACTACGCCTCGAACCGGGTTTCCGAGGGCATTGACGGCTTCGAGACCTTCCTCCGACTCTACCCGGGCAGCGACTACGCCGGAAACGCCCAGTACTGGCTCGGAGAATGCTACTTCTCCCAGGAAAATTTCTCCCGGGCCGCCGACGAGTTCCAGAAGGTGGTGGACATCTACCCCCAGACCGGCAAAGCCCCCGACGCCCTTTTGAAAATGGCCCAGGCCTTGCAACGGCTAAACGAGCAGGAACGGGCCCTGCGGACCATGCAGACCCTGCGGGAACTCTACCCTGAAAGCGCCGCCGCGAAAAAGTCCCTGAGCAGGCCCTAG
- a CDS encoding LysM domain-containing protein — translation MIWPRLLLFLCLLLLPLTSLAQAPLQTYVIKKGDTLWGISERFINDPDYWPNLWSHNPFITNPHFIYPGQKVLIYDGRLEIVPARPEAAPDEPEARPAPPAPEKGQSVTIKTFGGSEGFVTRAEVASAGTLIDTVDNRLLMAEGDKVFLDMENLASVAPGDEFTLFEVGKEVKHPLTDAPLGFQVVTLGTVRITALDPSVATGVITDSFLEIQRGARLMPLRAPVREVELKSAARPILGTLIGARGNQILLGQHDLAYVDLGTRDGLEAGNMLYISRPRTASEFGLQGEEIQLPDVLLGGAVVLEAGQESASVLILKAAGPLYRGDRVTTVTP, via the coding sequence ATGATCTGGCCAAGGTTACTGCTGTTTCTCTGCCTACTCCTCCTTCCCCTGACGAGCCTGGCCCAGGCGCCGCTCCAGACCTACGTCATCAAGAAGGGCGACACCCTGTGGGGCATTTCGGAGCGGTTCATCAACGACCCCGACTACTGGCCCAACCTCTGGTCCCACAACCCCTTCATCACCAATCCCCACTTCATCTACCCCGGCCAGAAGGTACTCATTTACGACGGCCGGCTCGAGATCGTCCCGGCCCGTCCTGAGGCCGCCCCGGACGAGCCTGAGGCCCGCCCCGCACCGCCGGCTCCAGAGAAGGGCCAATCGGTGACCATCAAGACCTTCGGCGGATCGGAGGGCTTCGTTACCCGGGCCGAGGTCGCCTCCGCCGGCACCCTCATAGACACCGTGGACAACCGACTCCTGATGGCCGAGGGAGACAAGGTCTTCCTGGACATGGAGAACCTCGCCTCTGTCGCCCCCGGCGACGAATTCACCCTGTTCGAAGTCGGCAAGGAAGTCAAACATCCCCTCACGGATGCGCCCCTCGGCTTCCAGGTCGTCACCCTCGGCACAGTGCGGATTACCGCACTCGACCCCTCGGTGGCCACCGGGGTCATCACCGACTCGTTCCTGGAGATCCAAAGGGGGGCCCGCCTTATGCCCCTCAGGGCGCCGGTTCGGGAAGTGGAGCTCAAGAGCGCCGCCCGCCCCATCCTCGGCACCCTGATCGGTGCCCGCGGCAACCAGATCCTCCTTGGCCAGCACGATCTGGCCTATGTGGACCTCGGGACCCGGGACGGGCTGGAGGCGGGGAACATGCTCTACATCTCCCGGCCCCGCACGGCATCCGAATTCGGCCTTCAGGGCGAGGAGATCCAGTTGCCCGACGTGCTGCTGGGAGGTGCGGTGGTCCTGGAGGCTGGGCAGGAGAGCGCTTCGGTGCTGATTTTGAAGGCGGCCGGGCCCCTGTACCGGGGCGACCGGGTGACCACCGTCACCCCCTAG
- the dprA gene encoding DNA-processing protein DprA gives MTADETAWLRLHLTPGLGRIGLIHLMKAYGCPRAALAAGPAGWSGLAGFRSGKVQTPPAENSPPVTQARESLSRTGARIVSLLDREAYPPLLRETHDPPALLYVRGNLPCGEALAVVGARRASTAGRRLTAEISRELASRDITIVSGLARGIDTAAHQGALDGEGTTVGVLGCGIDRIYPPENRRLFLEVLERGAILSEFPPGTPPLARHFPGRNRIISGMCRGVLVVEAAEGSGSLITADFALEQGRDVFAVPGPVYSPTGGGVNRLLKEGANLVTGAADILDALWPHLPSPALRQRQDTFAAALAGDALTLYGLIGDTPLHPDELARKSALTPMEVSSILLHLELQGGIEQLPGMRFVRSRKP, from the coding sequence ATGACTGCGGACGAAACAGCCTGGCTGCGCCTTCACCTCACCCCGGGCCTGGGACGGATCGGCCTCATCCACCTGATGAAGGCCTACGGCTGCCCCCGGGCCGCCCTCGCGGCCGGACCCGCAGGATGGTCCGGGTTGGCCGGATTCCGGTCCGGGAAGGTCCAGACCCCGCCCGCCGAGAACTCCCCCCCGGTGACCCAGGCCCGGGAAAGCCTCTCCAGAACGGGCGCGCGCATCGTCTCCCTCCTCGACCGGGAGGCGTACCCGCCCCTGCTCCGGGAGACCCACGATCCCCCGGCGCTGCTCTACGTTCGAGGCAATCTGCCCTGCGGAGAGGCCCTGGCCGTGGTCGGCGCCCGCCGAGCCTCCACCGCGGGCCGGCGGCTGACAGCCGAGATCAGCAGGGAACTGGCCAGCCGGGACATCACCATCGTCAGCGGCCTGGCCCGGGGCATCGACACCGCCGCCCACCAGGGCGCCCTCGATGGAGAAGGCACCACGGTCGGAGTGCTGGGCTGCGGAATCGACCGAATCTACCCGCCCGAAAACAGGCGGCTCTTTCTAGAAGTTCTCGAGCGAGGCGCCATTCTTTCCGAATTCCCGCCGGGGACACCGCCGCTGGCCAGACATTTCCCGGGCCGCAACCGGATCATCAGCGGCATGTGCCGGGGGGTCTTGGTGGTGGAAGCGGCCGAGGGGAGCGGCTCCCTGATTACCGCCGACTTCGCCCTCGAGCAGGGACGTGACGTCTTCGCCGTGCCCGGTCCGGTCTACTCGCCCACCGGCGGAGGGGTCAACCGCCTTCTGAAGGAAGGGGCCAACCTGGTGACCGGAGCGGCCGACATCCTTGATGCGCTCTGGCCGCACCTGCCCTCCCCGGCCCTCCGCCAGCGGCAGGACACCTTCGCCGCCGCCCTGGCCGGAGACGCCCTGACCCTCTACGGACTTATCGGCGACACCCCCCTCCACCCCGATGAACTGGCCCGGAAAAGTGCCTTGACACCCATGGAGGTTTCGTCTATTTTACTGCACCTAGAACTCCAGGGAGGGATCGAACAGCTTCCGGGCATGCGTTTCGTGCGCTCCCGCAAACCATAG
- a CDS encoding DUF494 family protein, with protein MAANSQRERVLTIVSIIAQYVMEERNPLTETDIVEELLAVGFDEEEIDAAFVWMEDYSLESPSEAAPSMTSSSQRVFTAEEARVLSPEARGFLLRLRTMGLLDDANQEEIIDRAVDTAEDELSLKELKTLTVLILFARYQNDWRREFDCILDDDWSRLYH; from the coding sequence ATGGCAGCAAATTCACAAAGAGAGCGGGTTCTGACCATTGTCAGCATCATCGCTCAGTACGTCATGGAGGAGCGCAACCCGCTGACCGAGACCGACATCGTCGAAGAATTGCTGGCGGTCGGTTTTGACGAGGAGGAGATCGACGCGGCCTTCGTCTGGATGGAGGACTATTCCCTGGAGTCCCCCTCCGAAGCCGCCCCGTCCATGACCTCCTCATCCCAAAGGGTTTTCACCGCCGAAGAGGCCCGGGTCCTTTCCCCGGAGGCGCGGGGCTTTCTCCTGCGGCTGCGGACCATGGGGCTCCTCGACGACGCCAACCAGGAAGAGATCATCGACCGGGCGGTCGATACGGCCGAAGACGAGCTGAGCCTCAAGGAGCTGAAGACCCTCACAGTGCTGATTCTCTTCGCCCGATACCAAAACGACTGGCGGCGGGAATTCGACTGTATCCTGGACGACGACTGGTCAAGACTGTATCACTGA
- the topA gene encoding type I DNA topoisomerase has product MAKSLVIVESPAKAKTIEKFLGKGYKVLASYGHVRALPSKQGSVDVEHDFEPLYHVLPESKKQIDLLKKEAGGSDEIILATDLDREGEAIAWHLLEAMGIDEKGDSPKVRRVTFHEITESAIKKAIAEPRTIARDLVDAQQARSILDYLVGFNLSPFLWKKIRYGLSAGRVQSVALRLVCEREKEIAAFVPREYWTIEAQLRSAGGDDFLARLQAVDGKKLDKFAIADEEQAKALSEEIARQSFAVSEVKRSEKKRNPAAPFTTSTLQQEASRKIGFSARKTMGTAQKLYEGIDIGEGAVGLITYMRTDSIVLSEEAKAEAKEVITENYGPEYALDKPRVFKNRAKNAQEAHEAIRPTSIANTPDKVKAFLSSDQFRLYRLIWTRTVASQMASAILDATTVDIAAGERFSFRVSGQVIRFPGFMKLYIEGTDEEEEKPEGTLPALEKGDGVESGEILPDQHFTQPPPRYTEASLVKTLEEYGIGRPSTYASIMNTLVTRKYARLEKRAFYAEDVGMVVSDLLVKHFPKYVDYDFTAQLEEDLDAISRGEEKWRPLLRAFWDPFIGLLKQNEKEVTKEEVTTEKTDKVCPDCGKELVIKLGRAGRFLACSGFPECRHTEPLSGEEREEPVLSEEKCDKCGALMLIKEGRYGKFLACSAYPGCKNIQPLVKPKALGITCPECKEGELMEKKSRYGKIFYSCNRYPKCKYALWDLPIPEPCPTCGFPLVVEKVTKRYGTYRKCPAEECDYKLVLVEPEKKAPAKKAAAKKAPAKKAPAKKAPAKKAPAKKAAAKKAPAKKAVAKKAPAKATKKKD; this is encoded by the coding sequence ATGGCTAAATCACTCGTAATCGTCGAATCCCCGGCCAAGGCCAAGACCATAGAGAAGTTTCTGGGCAAGGGGTACAAGGTCCTTGCTTCTTACGGCCACGTGCGGGCCCTGCCGAGCAAGCAGGGGTCGGTAGACGTGGAACACGACTTCGAACCCCTGTACCACGTCCTCCCCGAGAGCAAGAAGCAGATCGACCTGCTGAAGAAAGAGGCCGGGGGAAGCGACGAAATCATCCTCGCAACCGACCTCGACCGGGAGGGAGAGGCCATCGCCTGGCACCTGCTCGAGGCCATGGGGATCGACGAGAAGGGCGACTCCCCGAAGGTCAGGCGGGTGACTTTCCACGAGATCACCGAGAGCGCCATCAAGAAGGCGATCGCCGAGCCGCGCACCATCGCACGCGACCTGGTGGACGCCCAGCAGGCCCGCTCCATCCTCGACTACCTGGTCGGCTTCAACCTCTCCCCCTTTCTGTGGAAGAAGATCCGCTACGGCCTCTCGGCCGGCCGCGTCCAGTCCGTGGCCCTGCGCCTCGTCTGCGAGCGGGAGAAGGAGATCGCCGCCTTCGTCCCACGGGAGTACTGGACCATCGAGGCGCAACTGCGCTCGGCCGGCGGGGACGACTTCCTGGCCCGCCTCCAGGCCGTCGACGGCAAGAAGCTCGACAAGTTCGCCATCGCCGATGAAGAGCAGGCAAAGGCGCTTTCCGAGGAGATCGCCCGCCAGAGCTTCGCCGTCTCCGAAGTAAAGCGCAGCGAAAAGAAGCGTAACCCTGCGGCCCCCTTCACGACCAGCACCCTCCAGCAGGAGGCCAGCCGCAAGATCGGCTTCTCGGCCCGCAAGACCATGGGCACCGCCCAGAAGCTATACGAGGGGATCGACATCGGCGAGGGGGCGGTCGGCCTCATCACCTACATGCGTACCGACTCGATCGTCCTCTCCGAAGAGGCCAAGGCCGAAGCCAAGGAAGTGATCACCGAGAACTACGGCCCGGAATACGCCCTGGACAAGCCACGGGTTTTCAAGAACCGGGCAAAGAACGCCCAGGAGGCCCACGAGGCCATCCGCCCCACATCCATCGCCAACACCCCGGACAAGGTCAAGGCCTTCCTCTCCTCCGACCAGTTCCGCCTTTACCGCCTCATCTGGACCCGCACCGTCGCCTCCCAGATGGCCTCCGCCATCCTCGACGCCACCACCGTCGACATCGCCGCCGGCGAGCGCTTCTCCTTCCGGGTCAGCGGACAGGTCATCCGGTTCCCCGGCTTCATGAAACTGTACATCGAGGGAACGGACGAGGAGGAGGAAAAGCCCGAAGGAACCCTCCCCGCCCTGGAGAAGGGGGACGGGGTGGAGAGCGGCGAGATCCTGCCCGACCAGCATTTCACCCAGCCCCCGCCCCGCTACACCGAGGCGAGCCTGGTCAAGACCCTGGAGGAGTACGGTATCGGCCGCCCCTCCACCTACGCCTCCATCATGAACACCCTGGTGACGCGCAAGTATGCCCGCCTGGAGAAGCGCGCCTTCTACGCCGAGGACGTGGGGATGGTCGTCAGCGACCTGCTGGTCAAGCACTTCCCCAAGTACGTGGACTACGACTTCACCGCCCAGCTCGAGGAGGACCTGGACGCCATCTCCCGCGGAGAGGAAAAGTGGCGGCCCTTGCTCCGGGCCTTCTGGGACCCCTTCATCGGCCTGCTGAAGCAGAATGAGAAAGAGGTCACGAAGGAGGAAGTCACCACCGAGAAGACGGACAAGGTCTGCCCCGACTGCGGCAAGGAACTGGTCATCAAGCTGGGAAGGGCTGGACGCTTTCTGGCCTGCTCTGGCTTTCCCGAATGCCGCCACACCGAGCCCCTCTCCGGTGAGGAGCGCGAAGAGCCCGTCCTCTCCGAAGAGAAGTGCGACAAGTGCGGGGCCCTCATGCTCATCAAGGAGGGGCGCTACGGCAAGTTCCTCGCCTGCTCGGCCTACCCCGGCTGCAAGAACATCCAGCCCCTGGTCAAGCCGAAGGCTCTCGGCATCACCTGCCCCGAGTGCAAAGAGGGGGAGTTGATGGAGAAGAAGAGCCGCTACGGCAAGATCTTCTACTCCTGCAACCGCTACCCCAAGTGCAAGTACGCCCTCTGGGACCTGCCGATCCCCGAGCCCTGCCCGACCTGCGGATTCCCCCTGGTGGTGGAGAAGGTGACCAAGCGCTACGGCACCTATCGCAAGTGCCCGGCCGAGGAGTGCGACTACAAGCTGGTGCTGGTCGAACCGGAGAAGAAAGCGCCGGCGAAGAAGGCCGCGGCCAAGAAAGCGCCAGCCAAGAAAGCGCCAGCCAAGAAAGCGCCAGCCAAGAAAGCGCCAGCCAAGAAGGCTGCGGCCAAAAAGGCTCCCGCCAAAAAGGCCGTGGCCAAGAAGGCGCCGGCAAAGGCGACCAAGAAAAAGGACTGA
- the trmFO gene encoding methylenetetrahydrofolate--tRNA-(uracil(54)-C(5))-methyltransferase (FADH(2)-oxidizing) TrmFO gives MQDTNRITIIGGGLAGCEAAWQAAREGARVTLYEMKPQRFSPAHHSEKLGELVCSNSLRGAGMNNAVGCLKEELRRCGSLFMEAADATAVPAGGALAVDREAFAAYITEAIETHPSIELRREEVTAIPSEGTVVIASGPLASEDLSVEIARLTGAEHLYFYDAIAPIVEADSIDFDRAWRASRYGKGGDDYVNCPLDRDEYLAFVDALNRSEKVPARDFEKMIHFEGCMPIEEMAARGEMTLAFGPMKPVGLPDPRTGRVPFAVVQLRQEDRHASLFNIVGFQTKLTYPEQRRIFRTIPGLEKARFARLGSVHRNTFINAPACLERTLQLKSDPRIFFAGQLSGVEGYVESAAGGFLAGLFAARWSRSEESPLPPPTTALGALLAHLADSSPENFQPMNVNYGLFPPLEGRRMKRALRRLAMAERALESLESWRRTLAPPVGESPEASNTPLR, from the coding sequence GTGCAGGACACAAACCGGATCACCATCATCGGCGGCGGTCTCGCCGGCTGCGAGGCCGCCTGGCAGGCGGCCCGCGAAGGGGCGCGGGTCACCCTCTACGAGATGAAGCCGCAGCGCTTTTCACCGGCCCATCACTCGGAGAAGCTCGGGGAACTGGTCTGTTCCAACAGCCTGCGCGGCGCGGGGATGAACAACGCCGTCGGCTGCCTCAAGGAGGAATTGCGGCGCTGCGGATCACTGTTCATGGAGGCGGCCGACGCCACCGCCGTCCCCGCCGGCGGCGCCCTGGCGGTGGACCGGGAGGCCTTCGCCGCCTACATCACCGAGGCGATCGAGACACACCCCTCTATCGAACTGCGCCGGGAAGAAGTCACCGCCATTCCCTCCGAGGGGACCGTCGTAATCGCCTCCGGGCCGCTGGCCTCCGAGGACCTCTCAGTGGAGATAGCCCGGCTCACCGGCGCCGAGCACCTCTACTTCTACGACGCCATCGCCCCCATTGTCGAAGCCGACTCCATCGACTTCGACCGGGCCTGGAGAGCCTCCCGCTACGGCAAGGGGGGGGACGACTACGTCAACTGCCCCCTGGACCGGGACGAGTACCTGGCCTTTGTCGATGCGCTGAACCGCTCAGAGAAGGTTCCCGCCCGGGACTTCGAGAAGATGATCCATTTCGAGGGATGCATGCCGATCGAAGAGATGGCGGCCCGGGGCGAGATGACCCTCGCCTTCGGCCCCATGAAGCCGGTCGGCCTGCCCGACCCGCGCACCGGCCGGGTGCCCTTCGCCGTGGTCCAGCTGCGCCAAGAGGACCGCCACGCCAGCCTCTTCAACATCGTCGGCTTCCAGACCAAGCTCACCTACCCGGAACAGCGTCGTATTTTCCGCACCATTCCCGGACTGGAGAAGGCCCGGTTCGCCCGGCTCGGCAGCGTCCACCGAAACACCTTCATCAACGCCCCGGCCTGCCTGGAGCGCACCCTGCAGCTCAAGAGCGACCCGCGGATCTTCTTCGCCGGTCAGCTCAGCGGCGTGGAAGGCTACGTGGAGTCGGCGGCAGGAGGATTTCTGGCCGGACTCTTCGCCGCCCGCTGGAGCCGGTCGGAAGAGTCCCCCCTCCCCCCGCCGACCACCGCCCTTGGAGCCCTTCTTGCCCACCTGGCCGATTCCAGTCCCGAGAACTTCCAGCCGATGAACGTCAACTACGGCCTCTTCCCCCCCCTGGAGGGACGACGAATGAAACGCGCCCTGCGGCGCCTGGCCATGGCCGAGCGGGCCCTGGAAAGCCTCGAATCCTGGCGCCGGACACTCGCTCCGCCCGTCGGAGAATCCCCGGAAGCTTCAAACACACCTTTAAGATAA